One region of Acanthopagrus latus isolate v.2019 chromosome 24, fAcaLat1.1, whole genome shotgun sequence genomic DNA includes:
- the nhsl1a gene encoding NHS-like protein 1 isoform X7 produces MRPMTPLVLNPVHPTSCWDVFAPAYEPTIDVEVEPSPRLPTPEERMRQQAETVAADIVPINVTGESFDRQASFRKTASNADSLSRRPRNLSRRKTVTGVPNNVSQKTDSPPASLVRPTQSSTVGRPASCTPDHQQNNTETEKGGVREEGQSSARRIRAPRGEGLSSLMASLTAPSCHNHFSSGVHNLPRLSTNSSLSSEASCNSTSYRTLSASSSCCQEGFPSDLQPLLPFDPTARVIPQSPSSSSSSFPSSPSHALPSDWSYPRETLNDAARSSPSSSHYLSCSSLADSESQSSYQALEDQTTTQQQRSYNGEAWSYQPLSPSSSVHSSQTGTDWNSITQEMRCVSGEDLNFEPLLSSGCSTPSQTDTNSLCSERITSSLSLNREKRKHSTSSSYSRSVTHSISLCKSKRPPAPPLRSDSLRRRPGRGKTSRSSSSPRLEQSPRLEQNFQRTPTSSPQIFHDPWVPRSNTKRRPSGFNCGTVTTFEPLTPDFQEATPVDYLPPEHLPPSPADSLAHVPGSPGSEEEALRFTLNPQPAASSVAGLQRLASPSSGYSSQSNTPTPGTPVSSPLTPSSPLTASPGAFNLPPSSPFSSLPLAVSSLPRTKCRDEGRPKPPVPERKSSLFSSLSSSFSSTSSLSSCTSSDSSAKHPLLPAPPPPPPLPKSPSPPVFYSHIRESPPFTRLSAAPPPPPSTLPPPPPPPPPPLPPSSLPVPPPLPPPIRPPPPPYSYAIRQTSHHALVSMMSSSTNFPPPPTSPPPPPSELLELPSANLSPPPPPPPPPPPLPPLSPSPATIFSLPGLGQSPNRYCKIATPLSPLVTAQALQDIKLRSVKNAMPANVASTNEDLSGKEANPAGAVLANANLDSRAKIDGAVCDTVNNDANITSASVGNASYQSPANLDAQKPGPTLDPKLTNSDVTTPNDESSDDNCQSLQGVVARSATRRHSWSKLINDGTQDFQYYEQEKGDSDMYATLANNPESSPDSPWVKLSPATDRKHINETIQCPTLQLQQQQQLTDTVLANAELTESAEKLESAEDVWHTDSSYWTLSGTKQESLGESRTILSESKDKEETSDKINSKRWSHSAADRVSTPYSDLKQRNRVCKPGSPMKLRSPEKPILPKKPDLCILGLTASPESRQGQDGWKSDGQITVTTPGLPQLPVDPSCNPSPLTKHSTHTFVNKTRIPGESTSPAHSMNSSSSPADITTLSPVCSPHRQKPPIVHKKPDLSLSSPKTSKPLSASGGEPSNVVDNARADDTFRGTVGASEIMGSSENLSIKVAPKTIDETITTFENCSTSGTWGTLENCSTFGNSGVSSTKTRGAQRGATDPCDAGSVLDERTFHKRMMRSALAEDEEDQKERMRTMMMTTSSTTRKKEKARKRRKRRQLPMMSSTLEPSPSSSSSSSSSSSSSSSGDERDVGKERTKQRSGRVRMIKVCHQDTSDSESSCTLIGQSKYSLNSALSTDSLQGELSLPDLLIQEPDEEEVGADRRNQRVKEARGPPEADVFVSVSADQLFVSGRPRTTEDLFAVIHRSKRKLLGRRDSEDGRHHSSSSSSSSSSSSPPVTPTASLSGLKPKVKSRRSESFKALLLRKGSRSDSSSRISAVERLSIVGALPNLPTSVTSLPTPPEPTLDTHEVDGHLSLDVPVSPTSLCSQDFALMFGWRRRDPTHDPFFFLSAPSMRPRALTPPCSASRRFAARCRLYAAPMTAIFEVGSEEEEEEKEDEDDDVFIESPGSEGELRPGSI; encoded by the exons ATGCGACCTATGACCCCACTGGTCCTCAACCCCGTCCACCCCACCTCCTGCTGGGATGTCTTCGCTCCCGCCTACGAGCCAACAATTGATGTGGAGGTGGAGCCGAGCCCCCGGCTTCCAACACCGGAGGAGAGAATGAGGCAGCAGGCCGAGACAGTCGCCGCTGACATCGTCCCTATCAATGTCACAG GAGAAAGTTTTGATCGTCAGGCCAGTTTTCGAAAGACAGCTTCCAACGCGGACTCATTATCCCGACGACCCCGCAACCTGAGCCGCCGTAAGACGGTTACTGGGGTTCCTAATAATGTCAGCCAGAAGACAG aCTCACCTCCAGCCTCTTTGGTTCGTCCCACTCAGTCCTCCACAGTTGGTCGACCTGCCTCCTGCACACCTGACCACCAACAGAATAACACAGAGACGGAGAAGGGAggagtcagagaggaggggCAGTCATCAGCGAGGAGGATCCGAGCTCCAAGAGGAGAGGGGTTGTCCAGCCTCATGGCCTCCCTGACCGCACCCTCCTGCCACAACCACTTCTCCTCAGGAGTTCACAACCTCCCCCGTCTGTCAACCAACTCCTCTCTTAGCTCTGAGGCCAGCTGTAACAGCACCTCCTACAGGACACTCAGCGCTTCCTCATCTTGTTGCCAG GAGGGTTTCCCCAGCGACCTCCAGCCCTTGCTGCCCTTTGACCCCACTGCCAGAGTTATCCCGCagtctccttcctcctcctcctcttcttttccttcctcccccaGCCATGCCCTCCCATCAGATTGGTCTTACCCCAGAGAAACCCTGAATGACGCTGCTCGAAgttccccttcctcctcccactACCTCTCCTGTTCCTCTCTCGCAGACTCAGAGTCTCAGTCTAGCTACCAGGCTCTGGAGGACCAGACCACCACCCAGCAGCAACGCTCCTACAACGGGGAGGCATGGAGCTACCAGCCCCTCTCCCCCAGCTCCAGTGTCCACAGCAGCCAGACTGGAACTGACTGGAACAGCATCACCCAGGAGATGAGATGTGTCTCTGGAGAAGACTTGAACTTTGAGcccctgctctcctctggtTGCTCTACTCCATCTCAGACTGACACCAACTCTTTGTGCTCAGAAAGaatcacctcctctctctcactgaaTCGGGAGAAAAGGAAGCACAGCACTTCCTCCTCCTACTCTCGCAGTGTCACCCACAGCATCTCTCTCTGCAAGTCCAAGCGGCCACCCGCTCCACCATTGCGTTCTGACTCTCTGAGGCGTCGTCCAGGAAGGGGAAAGACCTCTCGCTCCTCCTCCAGTCCCCGTCTGGAGCAGAGTCCCCGTCTGGAGCAAAACTTCCAGCGGACACCCACATCATCTCCTCAGATCTTCCATGACCCCTGGGTGCCTAGGAGCAACACCAAGAGGCGCCCAAGTGGGTTTAACTGTGGGACAGTAACAACCTTTGAACCTTTAACCCCAGACTTCCAGGAGGCAACTCCAGTCGACTACCTTCCTCCTGAGCACCTCCCACCAAGCCCTGCCGACTCCCTTGCTCACGTCCCTGGATCTCCAGGCTCAGAGGAGGAAGCACTGAGATTCACTCTCAACCCTCAACCAGCTGCCTCCTCCGTGGCCGGGCTGCAGCGCCTTGCTTCGCCCTCCAGTGGCTACTCTAGCCAGTCCAACACCCCCACTCCTGGTACTCCTGTGTCATCCCCTCTCACCCCCTCATCCCCTCTCACAGCAAGCCCCGGAGCATTCAACCTCCCCCCAAGctcccccttttcctctttgCCTCTTGCCGTCTCTTCCCTGCCCAGGACGAAGTGTCGGGATGAAGGGAGGCCAAAGCCACCAGTGCCAGAGAGGAAGTCATCACtgttctcctccctgtcctcctcattttcctccacctcttccctctcctcctgcacctcaTCGGACTCCTCTGCCAagcatcctcttcttcctgctccacctcctcctcctcctctaccaaaatctccttcacctcctgtCTTCTACTCTCACATTCGCGAGTCTCCACCTTTCACCagactctctgctgctcctccacctccaccttcaactcttcctcccccccctcctccacccccacctcctctcccacCTTCATCCCTACcggttcctcctcctcttcctcctcccattcggcctcctcctcctccctatTCCTATGCCATCAGACAGACTTCCCACCATGCTCTGGTGtccatgatgtcatcatcaaccaacttccctcctcccccaacttccccacctcctcctccatcagaaCTCCTAGAATTACCATCTGCTaacctttctcctcctcctccaccaccaccacctcctcctcctctccctcctctctccccatcacCTGCCACCATATTCTCCCTGCCAGGCCTTGGACAGTCTCCAAACCGCTATTGTAAAATAGCCACGCCCCTCTCTCCCCTGGTCACTGCCCAAGCATTGCAGGATATCAAGCTTCGCTCTGTCAAGAACGCCATGCCAGCTAATGTTGCATCTACTAATGAAGATCTATCAGGCAAAGAAGCTAATCCAGCTGGCGCTGTCTTGGCTAATGCTAATCTTGATAGCCGGGCCAAGATAGATGGAGCTGTGTGTGATACAGTTAACAATGATGCTAACATAACTAGTGCTTCAGTGGGTAATGCTAGTTATCAGAGCCCAGCCAACCTTGATGCACAGAAACCTGGACCAACATTAGATCCCAAACTCACAAACAGTGATGTGACGACGCCCAACGATGAGTCATCTGATGATAATTGTCAGAGTCTACAGGGCGTTGTTGCTCGTTCAGCTACCAGGAGACACTCTTGGTCAAAGCTGATAAATGATGGAACTCAGGACTTCCAGTACTATGAACAAGAGAAGGGAGATTCGGACATGTATGCTACACTGGCAAACAATCCAGAATCCAGTCCTGACAGCCCCTGGGTTAAACTGTCTCCAGctactgacagaaaacacattaatgaaaCTATCCAATGTCCTACTttacaactacaacaacaacaacagttgaCGGATACAGTGTTAGCAAATGCTGAGCTGACTGAGTCTGCAGAAAAACTGGagagtgctgaggatgtttGGCACACAGACTCTTCATACTGGACCCTCTCTGGAACAAAACAAGAGTCTCTTGGAGAAAGCAGAACAATACTGTCagagagcaaagacaaagaggagacaAGCGACAAGATTAATTCAAAAAGGTGGAGTCACAGTGCAGCTGACAGAGTATCCACACCATAcagtgatttaaaacagaggaaCAGGGTCTGTAAGCCGGGTAGCCCGATGAAGCTCCGCTCCCCAGAGAAGCCGATCCTGCCAAAGAAGCCTGATCTTTGCATTCTGGGTCTCACAGCTTCCCCTGAATCCAGACAAGGACAAGATGGGTGGAAGAGTGATGGACAGATCACAGTGACCACTCCTGGGCTtccacagcttcctgttgatCCCTCCTGCAATCCATCACCACTAACAAAGCACTCAACACACACCTTCgtcaacaaaacaagaatacCTGGTGAATCAACTTCACCTGCGCACTCAAtgaattcttcttcttcacctgctGACATCACCACACTGTCACCTGTCTGCTCCCCTCACAGACAGAAGCCACCAATTGTGCACAAGAAGCCAGATCTCTCAttgagttcacccaaaacaagCAAACCACTCTCTGCCTCAGGAGGAGAGCCATCCAATGTTGTGGATAATGCAAGGGCTGATGACACTTTCCGTGGGACTGTTGGTGCCTCAGAGATCATGGGTAGCTCAGAGAACCTGAGTATTAAAGTGGCTCCAAAGACTATAGATGAAACCATAACAACTTTCGAGAACTGCAGTACCTCAGGAACTTGGGGAACCTTGGAGAATTGCAGCACCTTTGGTAACTCTGGAGTTAGTTCAACCAAGACAAGGGGCGCCCAGCGTGGAGCAACAGACCCCTGTGATGCTGGGTCAGTACTTGATGAGAGGACATTTCACAAGAGGATGATGAGGTCAGCACTTGCTGAAGATGAGGAAGACCagaaggagaggatgaggacgatgatgatgacgacatCATCTACCacaaggaagaaagaaaaggcaaggaagaggaggaagaggaggcaacTACCAATGATGTCATCCACCTTGGagccctctccctcttcatcttcgtcatcatcatcttcatcatcttcttcctcatctggAGATGAACGAGATGTGGGGAAAGAGAGAACAAAGCAGAGGAGTGGGAGGGTGAGGATGATCAAAGTGTGTCATCAAGACACGAGTGACTCTGAAAGCTCCTgcactctgattggtcagagcAAGTACTCTCTAAACAGTGCGCTGTCCACTGACAGCCTGCAGGGGGAGCTGTCGCTGCCAGACCTCCTGATACAGGAACCAGATGAAGAAGAGGTGGGAGCTGACAGGAGAAATCAGAGAGTGAAAGAGGCCCGTGGACCTCCGGAGG CTGACGTGTTTGTAAGTGTTTCggcagatcagctgtttgtctccGGTCGACCACGAACAACGGAGGATTTATTCGCCGTCATCCACAG GTCTAAGAGGAAGTTGCTTGGAAGAAGGGATTCAGAAGATGGCAGAcatcattcctcctcctcctcctcctcctcctcctcctcctcccctcccgtcACTCCCACTGCCTCCCTGTCCGGcctgaaaccaaaagtcaaaagtCGAAGAAGCGAGAGCTTCAAAGCTCTCCTGCTGAGGAAGGGGAGTCGCTCTGACTCGTCTTCTCGTATCTCAGCTGTCGAGCGGCTGAGCATCGTCGGAGCTCTTCCCAACCTCCCAACGAGTGTGACGTCACTGCCGACGCCACCTGAACCCACCTTGGACACACATGAGGTCGACGGCCACCTGTCTCTGGACGTCCCGGTGTCTCCAACGTCTCTGTGCAGTCAGGACTTTGCCTTGATGTTTGGCTGGAGGCGAAGGGATCCGACACACGatcccttcttcttcctctccgccCCCTCCATGCGTCCTCGCGCCCTCACTCCTCCCTGCTCCGCCAGTCGTCGCTTTGCTGCCCGCTGCCGCCTCTATGCTGCCCCCATGACAGCCATCTTTGAAGTaggaagtgaggaggaggaggaagaaaaagaagacgaagatgatgatgtttttattgagtCTCCAGGAAGTGAAGGAGAACTGAGGCCGGGGTCGATCTAG
- the nhsl1a gene encoding NHS-like protein 1 isoform X4: MVLIGAAIKSVLKYLNRTRGDKDSRWSVHYTTQKPQQGLLFIPGKRRTGSADDLQACNGLTQHGYSSQPHPQSPSSSGLDQSEGSSRRRRWRDKSRKMSSAFSDEDERFILNNMRPMTPLVLNPVHPTSCWDVFAPAYEPTIDVEVEPSPRLPTPEERMRQQAETVAADIVPINVTGESFDRQASFRKTASNADSLSRRPRNLSRRKTVTGVPNNVSQKTDSPPASLVRPTQSSTVGRPASCTPDHQQNNTETEKGGVREEGQSSARRIRAPRGEGLSSLMASLTAPSCHNHFSSGVHNLPRLSTNSSLSSEASCNSTSYRTLSASSSCCQEGFPSDLQPLLPFDPTARVIPQSPSSSSSSFPSSPSHALPSDWSYPRETLNDAARSSPSSSHYLSCSSLADSESQSSYQALEDQTTTQQQRSYNGEAWSYQPLSPSSSVHSSQTGTDWNSITQEMRCVSGEDLNFEPLLSSGCSTPSQTDTNSLCSERITSSLSLNREKRKHSTSSSYSRSVTHSISLCKSKRPPAPPLRSDSLRRRPGRGKTSRSSSSPRLEQSPRLEQNFQRTPTSSPQIFHDPWVPRSNTKRRPSGFNCGTVTTFEPLTPDFQEATPVDYLPPEHLPPSPADSLAHVPGSPGSEEEALRFTLNPQPAASSVAGLQRLASPSSGYSSQSNTPTPGTPVSSPLTPSSPLTASPGAFNLPPSSPFSSLPLAVSSLPRTKCRDEGRPKPPVPERKSSLFSSLSSSFSSTSSLSSCTSSDSSAKHPLLPAPPPPPPLPKSPSPPVFYSHIRESPPFTRLSAAPPPPPSTLPPPPPPPPPPLPPSSLPVPPPLPPPIRPPPPPYSYAIRQTSHHALVSMMSSSTNFPPPPTSPPPPPSELLELPSANLSPPPPPPPPPPPLPPLSPSPATIFSLPGLGQSPNRYCKIATPLSPLVTAQALQDIKLRSVKNAMPANVASTNEDLSGKEANPAGAVLANANLDSRAKIDGAVCDTVNNDANITSASVGNASYQSPANLDAQKPGPTLDPKLTNSDVTTPNDESSDDNCQSLQGVVARSATRRHSWSKLINDGTQDFQYYEQEKGDSDMYATLANNPESSPDSPWVKLSPATDRKHINETIQCPTLQLQQQQQLTDTVLANAELTESAEKLESAEDVWHTDSSYWTLSGTKQESLGESRTILSESKDKEETSDKINSKRWSHSAADRVSTPYSDLKQRNRVCKPGSPMKLRSPEKPILPKKPDLCILGLTASPESRQGQDGWKSDGQITVTTPGLPQLPVDPSCNPSPLTKHSTHTFVNKTRIPGESTSPAHSMNSSSSPADITTLSPVCSPHRQKPPIVHKKPDLSLSSPKTSKPLSASGGEPSNVVDNARADDTFRGTVGASEIMGSSENLSIKVAPKTIDETITTFENCSTSGTWGTLENCSTFGNSGVSSTKTRGAQRGATDPCDAGSVLDERTFHKRMMRSALAEDEEDQKERMRTMMMTTSSTTRKKEKARKRRKRRQLPMMSSTLEPSPSSSSSSSSSSSSSSSGDERDVGKERTKQRSGRVRMIKVCHQDTSDSESSCTLIGQSKYSLNSALSTDSLQGELSLPDLLIQEPDEEEVGADRRNQRVKEARGPPEADVFVSVSADQLFVSGRPRTTEDLFAVIHRSKRKLLGRRDSEDGRHHSSSSSSSSSSSSPPVTPTASLSGLKPKVKSRRSESFKALLLRKGSRSDSSSRISAVERLSIVGALPNLPTSVTSLPTPPEPTLDTHEVDGHLSLDVPVSPTSLCSQDFALMFGWRRRDPTHDPFFFLSAPSMRPRALTPPCSASRRFAARCRLYAAPMTAIFEVGSEEEEEEKEDEDDDVFIESPGSEGELRPGSI, from the exons gggACAAAGACAGTAGGTGGTCTGTTCACTACACTACCCAGAAGCCCCAGCAGGGTCTGCTCTTCATCCCCGGGAAGAGACGAACAGGCAGCGCTGATGATCTGCAAG catgtAATGGGCTGACTCAGCATGGCTACAGCTCTCAGCCCCACCCACAGAGTCCGTCCTCCTCTGGgctcgaccaatcagagggcagCTCGAGACGCAGACGGTGGAGGGACAAGAGCAGGAAGAtg TCCTCAGCTTTCTCAGATGAAGACGAGAGGTTCATCTTGAACAACATGCGACCTATGACCCCACTGGTCCTCAACCCCGTCCACCCCACCTCCTGCTGGGATGTCTTCGCTCCCGCCTACGAGCCAACAATTGATGTGGAGGTGGAGCCGAGCCCCCGGCTTCCAACACCGGAGGAGAGAATGAGGCAGCAGGCCGAGACAGTCGCCGCTGACATCGTCCCTATCAATGTCACAG GAGAAAGTTTTGATCGTCAGGCCAGTTTTCGAAAGACAGCTTCCAACGCGGACTCATTATCCCGACGACCCCGCAACCTGAGCCGCCGTAAGACGGTTACTGGGGTTCCTAATAATGTCAGCCAGAAGACAG aCTCACCTCCAGCCTCTTTGGTTCGTCCCACTCAGTCCTCCACAGTTGGTCGACCTGCCTCCTGCACACCTGACCACCAACAGAATAACACAGAGACGGAGAAGGGAggagtcagagaggaggggCAGTCATCAGCGAGGAGGATCCGAGCTCCAAGAGGAGAGGGGTTGTCCAGCCTCATGGCCTCCCTGACCGCACCCTCCTGCCACAACCACTTCTCCTCAGGAGTTCACAACCTCCCCCGTCTGTCAACCAACTCCTCTCTTAGCTCTGAGGCCAGCTGTAACAGCACCTCCTACAGGACACTCAGCGCTTCCTCATCTTGTTGCCAG GAGGGTTTCCCCAGCGACCTCCAGCCCTTGCTGCCCTTTGACCCCACTGCCAGAGTTATCCCGCagtctccttcctcctcctcctcttcttttccttcctcccccaGCCATGCCCTCCCATCAGATTGGTCTTACCCCAGAGAAACCCTGAATGACGCTGCTCGAAgttccccttcctcctcccactACCTCTCCTGTTCCTCTCTCGCAGACTCAGAGTCTCAGTCTAGCTACCAGGCTCTGGAGGACCAGACCACCACCCAGCAGCAACGCTCCTACAACGGGGAGGCATGGAGCTACCAGCCCCTCTCCCCCAGCTCCAGTGTCCACAGCAGCCAGACTGGAACTGACTGGAACAGCATCACCCAGGAGATGAGATGTGTCTCTGGAGAAGACTTGAACTTTGAGcccctgctctcctctggtTGCTCTACTCCATCTCAGACTGACACCAACTCTTTGTGCTCAGAAAGaatcacctcctctctctcactgaaTCGGGAGAAAAGGAAGCACAGCACTTCCTCCTCCTACTCTCGCAGTGTCACCCACAGCATCTCTCTCTGCAAGTCCAAGCGGCCACCCGCTCCACCATTGCGTTCTGACTCTCTGAGGCGTCGTCCAGGAAGGGGAAAGACCTCTCGCTCCTCCTCCAGTCCCCGTCTGGAGCAGAGTCCCCGTCTGGAGCAAAACTTCCAGCGGACACCCACATCATCTCCTCAGATCTTCCATGACCCCTGGGTGCCTAGGAGCAACACCAAGAGGCGCCCAAGTGGGTTTAACTGTGGGACAGTAACAACCTTTGAACCTTTAACCCCAGACTTCCAGGAGGCAACTCCAGTCGACTACCTTCCTCCTGAGCACCTCCCACCAAGCCCTGCCGACTCCCTTGCTCACGTCCCTGGATCTCCAGGCTCAGAGGAGGAAGCACTGAGATTCACTCTCAACCCTCAACCAGCTGCCTCCTCCGTGGCCGGGCTGCAGCGCCTTGCTTCGCCCTCCAGTGGCTACTCTAGCCAGTCCAACACCCCCACTCCTGGTACTCCTGTGTCATCCCCTCTCACCCCCTCATCCCCTCTCACAGCAAGCCCCGGAGCATTCAACCTCCCCCCAAGctcccccttttcctctttgCCTCTTGCCGTCTCTTCCCTGCCCAGGACGAAGTGTCGGGATGAAGGGAGGCCAAAGCCACCAGTGCCAGAGAGGAAGTCATCACtgttctcctccctgtcctcctcattttcctccacctcttccctctcctcctgcacctcaTCGGACTCCTCTGCCAagcatcctcttcttcctgctccacctcctcctcctcctctaccaaaatctccttcacctcctgtCTTCTACTCTCACATTCGCGAGTCTCCACCTTTCACCagactctctgctgctcctccacctccaccttcaactcttcctcccccccctcctccacccccacctcctctcccacCTTCATCCCTACcggttcctcctcctcttcctcctcccattcggcctcctcctcctccctatTCCTATGCCATCAGACAGACTTCCCACCATGCTCTGGTGtccatgatgtcatcatcaaccaacttccctcctcccccaacttccccacctcctcctccatcagaaCTCCTAGAATTACCATCTGCTaacctttctcctcctcctccaccaccaccacctcctcctcctctccctcctctctccccatcacCTGCCACCATATTCTCCCTGCCAGGCCTTGGACAGTCTCCAAACCGCTATTGTAAAATAGCCACGCCCCTCTCTCCCCTGGTCACTGCCCAAGCATTGCAGGATATCAAGCTTCGCTCTGTCAAGAACGCCATGCCAGCTAATGTTGCATCTACTAATGAAGATCTATCAGGCAAAGAAGCTAATCCAGCTGGCGCTGTCTTGGCTAATGCTAATCTTGATAGCCGGGCCAAGATAGATGGAGCTGTGTGTGATACAGTTAACAATGATGCTAACATAACTAGTGCTTCAGTGGGTAATGCTAGTTATCAGAGCCCAGCCAACCTTGATGCACAGAAACCTGGACCAACATTAGATCCCAAACTCACAAACAGTGATGTGACGACGCCCAACGATGAGTCATCTGATGATAATTGTCAGAGTCTACAGGGCGTTGTTGCTCGTTCAGCTACCAGGAGACACTCTTGGTCAAAGCTGATAAATGATGGAACTCAGGACTTCCAGTACTATGAACAAGAGAAGGGAGATTCGGACATGTATGCTACACTGGCAAACAATCCAGAATCCAGTCCTGACAGCCCCTGGGTTAAACTGTCTCCAGctactgacagaaaacacattaatgaaaCTATCCAATGTCCTACTttacaactacaacaacaacaacagttgaCGGATACAGTGTTAGCAAATGCTGAGCTGACTGAGTCTGCAGAAAAACTGGagagtgctgaggatgtttGGCACACAGACTCTTCATACTGGACCCTCTCTGGAACAAAACAAGAGTCTCTTGGAGAAAGCAGAACAATACTGTCagagagcaaagacaaagaggagacaAGCGACAAGATTAATTCAAAAAGGTGGAGTCACAGTGCAGCTGACAGAGTATCCACACCATAcagtgatttaaaacagaggaaCAGGGTCTGTAAGCCGGGTAGCCCGATGAAGCTCCGCTCCCCAGAGAAGCCGATCCTGCCAAAGAAGCCTGATCTTTGCATTCTGGGTCTCACAGCTTCCCCTGAATCCAGACAAGGACAAGATGGGTGGAAGAGTGATGGACAGATCACAGTGACCACTCCTGGGCTtccacagcttcctgttgatCCCTCCTGCAATCCATCACCACTAACAAAGCACTCAACACACACCTTCgtcaacaaaacaagaatacCTGGTGAATCAACTTCACCTGCGCACTCAAtgaattcttcttcttcacctgctGACATCACCACACTGTCACCTGTCTGCTCCCCTCACAGACAGAAGCCACCAATTGTGCACAAGAAGCCAGATCTCTCAttgagttcacccaaaacaagCAAACCACTCTCTGCCTCAGGAGGAGAGCCATCCAATGTTGTGGATAATGCAAGGGCTGATGACACTTTCCGTGGGACTGTTGGTGCCTCAGAGATCATGGGTAGCTCAGAGAACCTGAGTATTAAAGTGGCTCCAAAGACTATAGATGAAACCATAACAACTTTCGAGAACTGCAGTACCTCAGGAACTTGGGGAACCTTGGAGAATTGCAGCACCTTTGGTAACTCTGGAGTTAGTTCAACCAAGACAAGGGGCGCCCAGCGTGGAGCAACAGACCCCTGTGATGCTGGGTCAGTACTTGATGAGAGGACATTTCACAAGAGGATGATGAGGTCAGCACTTGCTGAAGATGAGGAAGACCagaaggagaggatgaggacgatgatgatgacgacatCATCTACCacaaggaagaaagaaaaggcaaggaagaggaggaagaggaggcaacTACCAATGATGTCATCCACCTTGGagccctctccctcttcatcttcgtcatcatcatcttcatcatcttcttcctcatctggAGATGAACGAGATGTGGGGAAAGAGAGAACAAAGCAGAGGAGTGGGAGGGTGAGGATGATCAAAGTGTGTCATCAAGACACGAGTGACTCTGAAAGCTCCTgcactctgattggtcagagcAAGTACTCTCTAAACAGTGCGCTGTCCACTGACAGCCTGCAGGGGGAGCTGTCGCTGCCAGACCTCCTGATACAGGAACCAGATGAAGAAGAGGTGGGAGCTGACAGGAGAAATCAGAGAGTGAAAGAGGCCCGTGGACCTCCGGAGG CTGACGTGTTTGTAAGTGTTTCggcagatcagctgtttgtctccGGTCGACCACGAACAACGGAGGATTTATTCGCCGTCATCCACAG GTCTAAGAGGAAGTTGCTTGGAAGAAGGGATTCAGAAGATGGCAGAcatcattcctcctcctcctcctcctcctcctcctcctcctcccctcccgtcACTCCCACTGCCTCCCTGTCCGGcctgaaaccaaaagtcaaaagtCGAAGAAGCGAGAGCTTCAAAGCTCTCCTGCTGAGGAAGGGGAGTCGCTCTGACTCGTCTTCTCGTATCTCAGCTGTCGAGCGGCTGAGCATCGTCGGAGCTCTTCCCAACCTCCCAACGAGTGTGACGTCACTGCCGACGCCACCTGAACCCACCTTGGACACACATGAGGTCGACGGCCACCTGTCTCTGGACGTCCCGGTGTCTCCAACGTCTCTGTGCAGTCAGGACTTTGCCTTGATGTTTGGCTGGAGGCGAAGGGATCCGACACACGatcccttcttcttcctctccgccCCCTCCATGCGTCCTCGCGCCCTCACTCCTCCCTGCTCCGCCAGTCGTCGCTTTGCTGCCCGCTGCCGCCTCTATGCTGCCCCCATGACAGCCATCTTTGAAGTaggaagtgaggaggaggaggaagaaaaagaagacgaagatgatgatgtttttattgagtCTCCAGGAAGTGAAGGAGAACTGAGGCCGGGGTCGATCTAG